In Styela clava chromosome 14, kaStyClav1.hap1.2, whole genome shotgun sequence, the following are encoded in one genomic region:
- the LOC120341033 gene encoding testis-expressed protein 2-like — MPPKRKAKGAKNLGGTISLHFKNLSDDDDIGSLISEVDESKAPYNLHQISSNSHTTDVDINSNAMDAFASQLSSDPLSQGPSYSKFMEVGDPSPSSPPHSFTEDVECKKQAPPRPLKPPNREFSFKNKIHTSSIEKKLELSDIPNIAVGAAEDLNESKEIQQLKASPSLSAPTQCVTHPLVHSTSDNEEEDFDDMSETPISRYGDKADQAMNTPEVSTKDMISSVIFDPKARTQLFSNIKKNIQQYTGTGTKPHIENASNRPVETDVGHEGDGHSTPVFRTSYHLMGKNVDSLNFTPKTVPELRKRSASDYDVIDNKTSKDLMRPIAEPQRSSTVAMSFSSLLAEGKKSKTEDSLSINSNSNSFEDVEESAVEPMLDKSGMTKSSSMEKTADYASPKQKLLSPVKIATSSTPIYLLSFLAYLAYLYFVLPLPFLMHVVISSFIFGVICSTLALCILTPQRPQLKEIKQPYVSQPIPYRIPKSVFNPDQAFKGWMNQIEIYEPDSYHVNATRSVFVTLEGKDLRLQTPNRNIPRRAAFGEGNIQLLNVVHHKIWDITKAKVYLVPYGLVKKRVWSKKYPICIEFPPNKPHQSKSTHKKGQMQDHQDSFDIISDDDLIEKIYLFGRTQRQKEEWFYRFQRAIHLAKANTPTKLESATDEVDIPSTDTAFHGVKKMQNEMKNMKRSDLNDVLKTYQDYYTSMCRLLPDPTVYTTERSGSSPRTKHDDTVNIDQSRGVNYFVSSSSHDALPEVILSQPRHLTIPSHRAGEPGLEVAWFNVVVGRVMFDFLRRPKWANWLSTKIQKKLEKIRLPYFMEGLKLTEMDLGTTIPLAHKISLPRLDSQGIWLDMDITYNGAVQMTLETKMVLTKLGKKDSAISVDKKGHEEKSAITNSEEEDSAESSDDDESMFTSPLASSTLQNLLPGDTALFQSKDKHQKSKSPQPSTSSTPQQEKRWVRIVDSITKSKYFQKATENSYIKKKLETVSNTPLILMAELHQCQGTICVNIPPPPSDRIWYGFKDHPHMVLKAHPKLGERAVKTSAITDWIEKKLVQEFNKVLLMPNMDDIPIPLMFNNLEQSS, encoded by the exons ATGCCACCTAAACGAAAAGCAAAAGGGGCAAAAAATTTGGGAGGGACGATTTCtcttcatttcaaaaatttgtctGATGATGATGATATTGGTTCATTAATCAGTGAAGTGGATGAGTCAAAAGCACCGTATAACTTGCACCAAATATCAAGCAATTCACACACGACAGATGTAGATATTAATTCCAATGCAATGGATGCTTTCGCATCGCAACTTTCTTCAGATCCTCTCTCACAAGGCCCATCTTATTCAAAATTCATGGAAGTTGGCGACCCTTCTCCGTCCTCTCCTCCACATAGCTTTACTGAAGATGTTGAATGTAAAAAGCAAGCTCCACCCAGACCGCTTAAACCACCTAATCGTGAATTctcatttaaaaacaaaattcatacaAGTAGTATTGAAAAGAAATTGGAATTATCTGATATTCCTAATATAGCTGTTGGTGCTGCAGAAGATTTGAATGAATCAAAAGAGATTCAACAATTGAAAGCTTCGCCATCTCTTAGTGCACCAACACAATGTGTGACCCATCCTCTCGTACACTCTACATCTGATAATGAGGAAGAAGATTTTGATGATATGAGTGAGACTCCTATTTCACGATATGGTGACAAGGCTGACCAAGCTATGAACACTCCAGAAGTCTCTACCAAGGATATGATATCAAGTGTAATTTTTGACCCAAAAGCACGAACTCAACTTTTTTccaatataaagaaaaacatacAACAGTACACTGGTACAGGCACTAAACCTCATATTGAAAATGCATCCAATAGGCCAGTAGAAACAGATGTTGGACATGAAGGTGATGGACATTCCACTCCAGTTTTTCGTACATCTTATCATTTGATGGGGAAGAATGTGGATTCTCTAAACTTTACTCCTAAG ACTGTGCCTGAATTGAGGAAGAGATCTGCATCGGACTACGATGTGATTG ATAATAAGACTTCTAAAGATTTAATGAGACCTATTGCTGAACCACAAAG GTCATCGACAGTTGCAATGAGCTTTTCTTCATTACTTGCTGAAGGAAAGAAAAGTAAAACTGAAGATTCTCTTTCAATTAATTCTAATAGCAATTCATTTGAAGACGTAGAAGAATC AGCCGTGGAGCCAATGCTTGACAAGTCTGGCATGACGAAATCGTCAAGTATGGAGAAAACAGCAGATTACGCATCACCGAAGCAGAAACTACTTTCTCCAGTGAAAATTGCCACTTCGTCTACGCCCATATATTTGCTTTCGTTTCTCGCATATTTAGCGTATCTTTATTTTGTGCTGCCACTGCCATTTTTGATGCACGTAGTTATATCAT CATTTATTTTTGGTGTAATTTGTTCGACACTGGCTTTGTGTATATTAACTCCTCAAAGACCTCAACTTAAGGAAATCAAGCAGCCCTATGTCAGTCAACCAATACCATATCGTATTCCTAAGTCTGTCTTTAATCCAGATCAGGCTTTTAAG GGCTGGATGaaccaaattgaaatttatgaaCCTGATAGTTATCATGTCAATGCCACTCGATCTGTTTTTGTTACCTTGGAAGGGAAGGATTTGCGCTTGCAAACACCAAACAG AAATATTCCTCGTCGTGCAGCATTTGGGGAAGGTAATATTCAGTTATTAAATGTTGTTCATCATAAAATTTGGGATATAACTAAAGCTAAG GTCTACCTTGTTCCTTATGGATTGGTTAAGAAACGAGTTTGGAGCaagaaatatccaatatgcaTAGAGTTTCCTCCTAACAAACCCCATCAAAGCAAAAGCACTCATAAAAAGGGGCAAATGCAGGACCATCAAG attctTTTGATATTATATCTGATGATGATctgattgaaaaaatttatctttttggAAGAACTCAGAGACAAAAAGAAGAATGGTTTTATAG GTTTCAGAGAGCTATTCATCTGGCAAAGGCAAACACACCTACGAAGTTGGAAAGTGCAACAGAT gAGGTTGATATACCAAGCACTGACACTGCATTTCATGGTgtcaaaaaaatgcaaaatgagATGAAAAACATGAAACGATCAGATTTAAACGATGTTCTTAAAACATATCAAGATTATTATACATCAATGTGTCGATTGCTTCCTGATCCTACAGTTTACACTACCGAGCGATCAG GTTCGTCGCCACGTACAAAACATGACGATACTGTAAATATAGATCAGTCAAGGGGCGTTAATTATTTTGTTTCCTCAAGCAGTCATGATGCGCTTCCTGAAGTTATTTTGTCACAACCTAGACACTTAACG ATACCATCACATCGTGCTGGCGAGCCTGGTTTGGAAGTTGCATGGTTCAATGTTGTTGTTGGAAGAGTAATGTTTGACTTTTTACGGAGGCCAAAATGGGCAAATTGGTTATCTACTAAAATCCAGaagaaacttgaaaaaattCGG TTGCCTTATTTCATGGAAGGACTCAAGCTCACAGAAATGGATCTCGGTACAACCATACCTCTCGCTCATAAAATATCCCTTCCAAGATTAGATTCACAG GGAATTTGGTTGGATATGGATATAACATACAATGGAGCAGTCCAAATGACACTCGAGACAAAAATGGTATTGacaaaactaggaaaaaaaGATTCAGCAATATCTGTTGATAAAAAAGG ACATGAAGAAAAATCCGCAATTACAAACAGTGAGGAAGAGGACAGTGCAGAATCTTCTGATGATGATGAATCAATGTTTACAAg TCCGTTGGCATCTTCAACTCTGCAAAACTTGCTACCAGGTGATACTGCGCTTTTTCAAAGCAAGGATAAACACCAGAAATCGAAATCTCCTCAGCCCAGCACAAGTTCAACCCCACAACAGGAGAAGCGATGG GTACGAATTGTGGATAGCATCAccaaatcgaaatattttcaaaaagcaACAGAGAATAGTTACATCAAAAAGAAACTGGAAACTGTGTCAAATACTCCTTTGATTTTGATGGCTGAACTCCATCAATGTCAAGGCACAATTTGTGTCAACATTCCACCTCCGCCATCTGATCGTATCTG GTATGGGTTTAAAGATCACCCACATATGGTATTGAAAGCTCATCCTAAACTAGGTGAAAGAGCAGTTAAAACTTCTGCTATAACAGATTGGATAGAGAAAAAATTAGTACAAGAATTTAAT AAAGTTCTTCTAATGCCAAATATGGATGACATTCCTATTCCTCTGATGTTCAATAATCTGGAGCAATCATCATAA